Below is a genomic region from Longimicrobium sp..
CGCGGCCGAAGCGGCGTGCCTCGTACGCGGCCATCCCGCGCTGGTACGCGGTCTCGGGGGTGAGCGGGGGCGGGGCGCGGAACACCGAGCATCCCGCGGTGGAAAGCGCCAGGACCAGGGCCAGCGGCGCGCAGCGTGTAAGTAGCTTGGGTCTCATGGGTGCCGGTACCCCGATGGGCGGGGCATTGTTCAACGGTCGTTGACGGAATCCTGCGTGCGCCCCGCGGCGCCCTCGCGCTGCCGTTCCAGCATCCCCAGGTACGACGACACCTGGGCGTTGCCGGGGTTCTGCTCCAGCGTCCGGCGCCACTCCGCCCCGGCTTCGTCCACCCGGCCGGCGCGGTACAGCGCCAGCCCCAGGTTGGCCCGCGCGGCCGCGAAGGAGGGGCGGGCTTCCACCACGCCGCGCAGCTCGGCGATCGCTTCGTCGTGCCGGCCCACCTCAACGAGCAGGCGGCCCAGCTTGTTTCGGATGTCCAGGAACTGGGGGCGCAGCACCAGCGCCTTGCGGTACTCGGCCAGCGCCTCGTCCACCCCGCCCGCTTCGGCGTACAGGTCGCCGAGGTCCTGGTGCAGGTTGGCGAGCCGCGCCGCCGCCGCGCTGGGAAAGCGCCCGCCGGACTTCTCCTCGTCCGCGCCCGCCGCGTGGGCGAACGACTCGCGGGCTTCCTCGGTGCGCCCCAGGTCGTTGAGCGTGATGGCGCGGTTGAGGTGCGCCTCCACGTACCCGGGGTTCAGCTCCGTGGCCCGCCCGAACGCTTCCAGCGCCTCGTCCGTGCGCCCCACCAGCGACAGGCAGAGCCCCATGAGGTTCTGCACGTCCGGGAACTCGGGGTGCCGCTCCGCCACCGTCTGCAGGTCGGCCAGGGCGGCGAGGTACGCGTTGCGCGCGTATGCTTCTTTGGCGCGCGCCAGGAGCTGCTCCGTCGTGGCTTCGGGGGCCATCGATCCTCCGCTGGGGGATGGGCGCGAAACCGGGGGAAGATAGGCCCTCCCCCGGCCCGCGAGCAAGGCGCCGGGCGCGTGGCGTGCATTCTTAACTGCTTGTCTCACGCGGAGGCGCGGAGACGCAGAGAAAAGCCTCACACAGAGTTGGTATGAGAAGGCTGCCCCCGGCCGGTCGCGGCGTAGCGTAGATTACGCTCGCCAGGGAAATGACCGTTTACGGGCAAGACGCCCCGAAGCCGGAGGACAGCCATGCGCAGCGATACGGTGTGGTTCCCGAAGATTACCATCGGGTTTGACCTTGGGGACCGGAAAAGTCATACCTGCG
It encodes:
- a CDS encoding tetratricopeptide repeat protein, encoding MAPEATTEQLLARAKEAYARNAYLAALADLQTVAERHPEFPDVQNLMGLCLSLVGRTDEALEAFGRATELNPGYVEAHLNRAITLNDLGRTEEARESFAHAAGADEEKSGGRFPSAAAARLANLHQDLGDLYAEAGGVDEALAEYRKALVLRPQFLDIRNKLGRLLVEVGRHDEAIAELRGVVEARPSFAAARANLGLALYRAGRVDEAGAEWRRTLEQNPGNAQVSSYLGMLERQREGAAGRTQDSVNDR